One Epinephelus lanceolatus isolate andai-2023 chromosome 10, ASM4190304v1, whole genome shotgun sequence genomic region harbors:
- the LOC144464480 gene encoding NACHT, LRR and PYD domains-containing protein 1a allele 5-like translates to MDKRELSYGYKIIRKPHPERSLKMQDRFILTADLDGADIYPKTLKLRYKSRNPNFFEVFIENPDKVFMLQIEQENDHQPVWTCAIRKDDYQSSTGPLPGEHFVDKHQCALIERVSNIKPILDNLLSEKVIQQEDYDTISAIPTTQEKMRKLYCGALKAAGHDGKDVFYKILEEKETYLVADLKRKAS, encoded by the exons atggaCAAGAGGGAATTATCCTATGGATACAAAATTATCCGAAAGCCACATCCAGAGAGGTCCCTGAAAATGCAAGATCGTTTCATCCTAACAGCAGATTTGGACGGTGCAGACATTTATCCTAAA ACACTAAAGCTCAGATATAAAAGCAGAAACCCAAATTTCTTTGAAGTGTTCATCGAAAATCCAGACAAAGTCTTCATGCTCCAGATTGAACAAGAAAATGATCATCAACCAGTGTGGACCTGTGCAATTAGAAAAG ATGACTACCAAAGCAGCACTGGTCCTTTACCAg GGGAGCACTTTGTGGATAAACACCAGTGTGCTCTGATTGAGAGAGTGAGCAATATAAAACCAATCTTGGATAATCTCCTGAGTGAAAAGGTAATCCAACAAGAAGATTATGATACAATCAGTGCCATCCCAACCACTCAGGAGAAGATGAGGAAACTCTATTGCGGTGCCCTGAAAGCTGCAGGACATGACGGCAAAGACGTCTTCTACAAAATCCTTGAGGAGAAGGAGACGTATCTTGTTGCTGATCTCAAGAGGAAGGCGTCATAA